GTCAGATTATTACAGCTCAGCTTCAACAGCCCTACCCCGATATTCAGCTAAGAGATTGCCCTTACCTGAAAATTCCATCACGTACATCTGCTTAGGGCGGCAGAATAGTATTTGGCAAGCCCTTGGCCCCTATAAATACAGCCAAAACCCGCAGCGGCACATTGCCGCTGTTGATACCGTGATGCCACGTATTCACCGCCTCGATAAAGGCTTCCCCTTGTTTGTAGGTGTGCGTGTGGGTGTCTTCATAGTCCAAAGTCACTTGCCCTTCGAGTACATAAACAAAGACAGGTGCTACATGCATATGGGGCTGGATCTCCTCTCCGGGCAATAATGTAATCAGCATTGAGGTGATCGCTGCAGGGGGCTTGCTCGGATAAGCCAGCGGCTGTCCTGTATTGGTCGCGTCCACATCCTCCAGCAGCACTTTCATATCCCCATGAATGTTATGCCTGGCCTGCTCCTGCCTTTTACCCATAACTGGCTGGTCTATGAAATTGGGCAGGCCCTTTGCCCCCAAGAACAAAGCAAGAATACGCATGGGTTCCTTACCCTTGTTCATCCCGTAGTGCCAAGTATGGGCCGCTTCCAGAAAAGCCTCACCTTGCCTATAGGTCTGCACTACGTTTTCCTCATGGTCTTGCACATAGGTCATCGTAACCTCCCCTTGCAAAACGTAGGCATAAACAGGCACAACATGGAGATGCTTTTTGAACGTCTCCCCCGGAGCCAGAGTGATGATCACTGACGAGATGGAAGGGGGGAAGAGACCGGGGTACGTCAGTTGGTCTCCGGTATTTGTAAGCTGGGCTCCATCCAGTAGAACTGCCATATGCTCGTAGACATCATGATCATCATGCATTGTTTTCGCCTCACGCTGAACATTGCCGGAAGTCTGGAGATACACTTGGCCCGTTTCGGGTCAAATACCGTATATAAGGTTGGCTACTGGCCACTTTCCGGCTGGGGAATCGCATTGGGCAAGCCTTCGGCGCCGAGAAACACCGCAAGAATACGCGCTGGCTCCTTGCCGTTGTTCACACCGTAGTGCCATGTATTCGTTGCTTCAAGGAAAGCCTCTCCCTGTTTATAGGTCCGTGTCTTGTCTCCCTCGTACGTGAGCGTGATCTCGCCTTCCAGAACGTAGGCATACACAGGAACCACATGGAGATGCTTTCTAATCTTTTGCCCCGGTTCCAAGGGAACGATCATGGATGTGATTGCGGCAGGAAAATCACTGCGATACGCCAAAGGCTGGCCGATATTGTTTTTTGTTGCTTTATCCAGCAGAATCGTCGTCTTGCCATAAAGGTCATTTTCGTGTGCGCTGATTTGGGTAGCAGACACGGCGAGCATCAAGGCAGCTCCCAACCCTACAGGCAGCAAATGCGTTTTCATTTCAGGCTCCAGTCTTTCTTGCCAAAACATCTGACTGGACGCTAGCCTACAAAAATTAGAAACTCTCTAAATTTCCTCCTCGACATAATTGTATACATATGTATACTAAACTAGAGATTCGTATTTCCGATAAAATGCACCTCGGGAAAATCATAGTGAACCCATTATTCTATCAGTTACCTTAGGGGCTACTTGCTGGATTAGCCATATAAAAAACGCTATAAAGACACACACTTAAAGCAGAGCATCTGATGTCTCTCTCACGAGACAAGATGCCTGCTTAAGCCATGCGTGCCCAGTGCTAAGGAACCTGTAGAGCTGCTTGCCACGTCTTCCCTTGCCAATTACGGCGGGGTGACACACCGGCGGGCAAGCAAACTCAAAGGCAATAGGAGACCGCTAGCCATGTCAACTTCACTCGACAGCTTCGGCGCCAAGAAGACCCTTCAAGTCGGCGACAAAAGCTATACCTATTTCTCTATTCCCGACGCTGAAAAGAACGGTCTGGACGGCGTTTCCAAACTTCCCAATTCTTTAAAAGTTGTTCTTGAGAACCTGCTGCGCTTTGAAGATGGCCGCTCGGTTACCAAAGACGACATCACCGCTGTTGCCCAATGGTTGACCTCGCGCACCTCAACCCACGAAATTTCCTACCGCCCTGCCCGCGTCTTGATGCAGGATTTCACCGGCGTTCCCGCTGTTGTGGATCTTGCTGCCATGCGCGATGCGGCTGTGAAGCTGGGGGGCGATCCGAAAAAGGTGAACCCGCAGGTTCCCGTCGACCTTGTGATCGACCACTCTGTGATGGTGGACTATTTCGGCACTGCCTCCGCCTTTGCCCTCAATGTTGAAAGAGAATACGAGCGCAACCAAGAGCGCTACGAATTCCTGCGCTGGGGCCAATCTGCCTTTGACAATTTCCGCGCTGTCCCTCCAGGAACGGGCATCTGCCATCAGGTGAACCTTGAGTATCTGGCTCAAACCGTGTGGACGAAGGAAGAGAACGGCGAAACCCTTGCCTATCCTGACACACTGGTTGGCACCGATAGCCACACCACAATGGTCAACGGCCTTGCGGTGCTTGGCTGGGGTGTTGGCGGCATCGAGGCAGAAGCGGCCATGCTGGGCCAGCCTATCTCCATGCTTATCCCAGAAGTGATCGGCTTCAAAATGACAGGAGAGCTGAACGAGGGCATCACCGCCACCGACCTTGTTCTCACCGTCGTTGAAATGCTGCGCAAGAAGGGCGTTGTTGGCAAGTTCGTTGAGTTCTTTGGTCCGGGCCTTGATAGTCTGTCGCTGGAAGATGAAGCCACCATTGCCAACATGGCCCCCGAATACGGCGCCACCTGCGGCTTCTTCCCTGTCGACAATGACACGCTGGGCTACCTCAAAGCCACAGGGCGTGCGGCAGAGCGCATTGCCTTGGTGGAAGCCTATTCCAAAGCGCAGGGCATGTTCCGGACCAGCGGCGGCACGGATCCGATCTTCACCGACACGCTGGAACTGGACATCTCCACCGTTGTGCCTTCCATCGCCGGTCCAAAACGCCCGCAAGATCGCATTTCCTTGAAGGATGCCGCCACAGGCTTTGCCCAAACCATGGCAGATGAGTTCAAAAAGGCTGGTGAAGAGGCCAAGCGCGTACCGGTTAAAGGGCGCGACCACGACCTTAGAAACGGCGATGTTGTCATTGCCGCCATCACCTCGTGCACCAACACCTCCAACCCCTCCGTCCTCATCGGCGCGGGGCTGGTGGCCCGCAAGGCGCTGGAAAAGGGCCTCACCGTTAAGCCTTGGGTGAAAACGTCGCTGGCCCCCGGTTCGCAGGTGGTCACCGATTACCTTGAAAAAGCAGGAGTGCAGAGTGATCTGGACGCCCTTGGCTTCAACCTCACCGGCTACGGCTGCACCACCTGCATCGGCAACTCCGGCCCGCTGCCCGAGGAGATCTCCAAAGCCATTAACGAGAACGATCTGGTGGCCTGCTCGGTCCTGTCCGGCAACCGCAACTTCGAGGGCCGTGTGAATCCGGATGTGCGCGCCAACTATCTGGCCTCGCCGCCGCTGGTGGTGGCCTATGCCATCGCGGGCTCGCTCAACATCAATGTGGCCACCGACGCGCTGGGCGAAGACAAGGACGGCAAGCCCGTCTATCTGAAAGACATCTGGCCCACCTCCACCGAGATTGCCGATCTCATCCGCTCGTCTATCACACAGGAGATGTTTGAGGAGCGTTACGGCGATGTGTTCAAGGGCGACGAGCACTGGCAGTCCATCAAGGTTGAAGGCGGCATGACATACGGCTGGCCCGCAGCCTCCACCTATGTTCAGAACCCGCCTTACTTTGACGGCATAACCATGGAACCGCAGCCGCTCACAGACATTAACGGTGCCGCAGTCATGGGCCTGTTCCTCGACAGCATCACCACCGACCATATCTCACCCGCTGGTGCCATCAAGGCAAATTCACCGGCCGGTACATATCTGGAGCAGCATCAGGTCTCGCCAAAAGACTTCAACTCCTTCGGCTCGCGCCGTGGCAACCACGAGGTCATGATGCGCGGCACCTTCGCCAACATCCGCATCAAAAACCAAATGGTGCCGGGCGTGGAAGGCGGCGTCACCATGAAAGACGGCAAGCAGGAATGGATTTATGATGCCTGCATGGAATACAAGGCCGCAGGCACGCCGCTGGTCGTCTTCGCTGGCAAGGAATACGGCACCGGCTCGTCGCGCGACTGGGCCGCAAAAGGCACCAAACTGCTGGGCGTTCGCGCCGTCATCGCCCAATCCTTCGAGCGCATCCACCGCTCCAACCTCGTGGGCATGGGCGTGCTGCCCTTCACCTTCAAAGAAGGCGAAAGCTGGCAATCCCACAACATCGAGGGCACCGAACACGTCACCATCACCGGCGTCGCCGACCTGAAACCACGCCAGATGGTAGACATCGAAGTGACCTACGCAGATGGTACCCAAAAAATCATCGAACTCCTCTGCCGCATCGATACGGAAGACGAACTGGAATACATCAAAGCCGGCGGCATCCTGCAGTACGTGCTGCGGAATTTGGTGAATAGCTAGGAGCTAGCTGACTGGGATTAATAAGAAAAAGGCGGGCCCTACGGGGCCTGTTTTTATATGTTTATAGCAGCTTATGCTCTCTGGATCCCTGATCAAGTCAGGGATGACGGCTGCGGGTGGTGCGAGGCCCAGCCTCAAACTCCGCCATCATCCCGGCCCCCGAGCCAGGATCCAGCACCACAATGCACAACCGTAAAAGCAGACAGTATGGATCCCCGATCAAGTCGGGGATGACGGTTAAGGGCGGTGCGAGGCCCAGCCTCAAACTCCGCGGGTCACCCCGGCCACCGAGCCGGGATCCAGCACCACAGCGCACAGTGGTAGAGCTGATCGTATGGATCCCTGATCAAGTCAGGAATGACGGCTGCGGGTGGTGCGAGGCCCAGCCTAAAACTCCGAGGTCATCCCGGCCACCGAGCCGGGATCCAGCGCCACAATGCACAGCGGTAGGGCTGATCGTATGGATCCCCGATCAAGTCGGGGATGACGGTTGCGGCCCTTCAAAGTACTCACGAGTTTATGGGTGGGAGTAGGTCATCCCAGTTTGGATTTCCCCGCTCGATCGCCTCAATCTTCCAAGGCCGACGCCAGCGTTTCAGCCGTTTTTCATGGGCTATGGCATCAGTACCCCTCTGGAATTCCTCAAAATAAACCAGTCGCGACACATTATATTGGCTGGTGAACCGGCTCCCTTGCTGCGTTTTATGTTCAAAAACGCGGCGAGCCAGATTATTCGTCACACCAGTGTAGAGGGTACCGTTGCGCTTGCTTGCTAGGATGTAAACGTAAAATGGCATGACCTACTGTGCGGAGGAGCAAGGAAAGCGGCAACTGGTATAATTTGCCCAGTTTGTTT
This genomic window from Pseudovibrio sp. M1P-2-3 contains:
- a CDS encoding cupin domain-containing protein, which encodes MKTHLLPVGLGAALMLAVSATQISAHENDLYGKTTILLDKATKNNIGQPLAYRSDFPAAITSMIVPLEPGQKIRKHLHVVPVYAYVLEGEITLTYEGDKTRTYKQGEAFLEATNTWHYGVNNGKEPARILAVFLGAEGLPNAIPQPESGQ
- the acnA gene encoding aconitate hydratase AcnA, with translation MSTSLDSFGAKKTLQVGDKSYTYFSIPDAEKNGLDGVSKLPNSLKVVLENLLRFEDGRSVTKDDITAVAQWLTSRTSTHEISYRPARVLMQDFTGVPAVVDLAAMRDAAVKLGGDPKKVNPQVPVDLVIDHSVMVDYFGTASAFALNVEREYERNQERYEFLRWGQSAFDNFRAVPPGTGICHQVNLEYLAQTVWTKEENGETLAYPDTLVGTDSHTTMVNGLAVLGWGVGGIEAEAAMLGQPISMLIPEVIGFKMTGELNEGITATDLVLTVVEMLRKKGVVGKFVEFFGPGLDSLSLEDEATIANMAPEYGATCGFFPVDNDTLGYLKATGRAAERIALVEAYSKAQGMFRTSGGTDPIFTDTLELDISTVVPSIAGPKRPQDRISLKDAATGFAQTMADEFKKAGEEAKRVPVKGRDHDLRNGDVVIAAITSCTNTSNPSVLIGAGLVARKALEKGLTVKPWVKTSLAPGSQVVTDYLEKAGVQSDLDALGFNLTGYGCTTCIGNSGPLPEEISKAINENDLVACSVLSGNRNFEGRVNPDVRANYLASPPLVVAYAIAGSLNINVATDALGEDKDGKPVYLKDIWPTSTEIADLIRSSITQEMFEERYGDVFKGDEHWQSIKVEGGMTYGWPAASTYVQNPPYFDGITMEPQPLTDINGAAVMGLFLDSITTDHISPAGAIKANSPAGTYLEQHQVSPKDFNSFGSRRGNHEVMMRGTFANIRIKNQMVPGVEGGVTMKDGKQEWIYDACMEYKAAGTPLVVFAGKEYGTGSSRDWAAKGTKLLGVRAVIAQSFERIHRSNLVGMGVLPFTFKEGESWQSHNIEGTEHVTITGVADLKPRQMVDIEVTYADGTQKIIELLCRIDTEDELEYIKAGGILQYVLRNLVNS
- a CDS encoding GIY-YIG nuclease family protein, which gives rise to MPFYVYILASKRNGTLYTGVTNNLARRVFEHKTQQGSRFTSQYNVSRLVYFEEFQRGTDAIAHEKRLKRWRRPWKIEAIERGNPNWDDLLPPINS
- a CDS encoding cupin domain-containing protein, which gives rise to MHDDHDVYEHMAVLLDGAQLTNTGDQLTYPGLFPPSISSVIITLAPGETFKKHLHVVPVYAYVLQGEVTMTYVQDHEENVVQTYRQGEAFLEAAHTWHYGMNKGKEPMRILALFLGAKGLPNFIDQPVMGKRQEQARHNIHGDMKVLLEDVDATNTGQPLAYPSKPPAAITSMLITLLPGEEIQPHMHVAPVFVYVLEGQVTLDYEDTHTHTYKQGEAFIEAVNTWHHGINSGNVPLRVLAVFIGAKGLPNTILPP